The genomic window AGAAAACATCAGTATTGGATTAAATATCGACTACCTTATCGAAGGATTGAAGCACATCAGTACTGATGAAATCGTGGTGCGGTGTAACAAACCTACGCAACCAGTCATTATCTGCCCAATGGGAGGACTGCTCAATCAGCTGTATCTGGTAATGCCTGTAGAAATTAAGCAGGGGTTTGAAAAGGTAAATAACCAAAGTACAAAGACAGAAGCCAGCACTCAACCTGAGCCTAGCACTGAAGAAGTAACAGATATAGCGCAGGCAACAAATGATAGTGACAATTCTGAAACAGAAATACAATCTTTAGTAGCAAAAGATACTACTAAAGGTAAGTCAACCTCACGCTCGTCACGAACGAAAAAAGAAGCCGCGACTGCTTAAAAATTAAACTCCTTATCAGTGCAGTTGGTAAGGAGTAAATAAAACACTTTTAATCATCAAAACTATGTACCAACCACTACATCTCAAATACCGTCCCCAGACTCTTAGTGAAGTTATTGGGCAAGAACATATTGTTCGCACTCTTATAAATGCGATCGCTCTCCAAAAGATTGCACCTGCTTACCTATTTAGTGGCCCCAAAGGTACGGGCAAAACCAGTACCGCCCGCATCATCGCTAAATCTCTTAACTGTCAGTCAAGCAATGAGCCGACAACTAAACCCTGTGGAGAATGCAATTCATGCAAGGGAATTACAGCATCTTCTTCTGTTGATGTAACCGAACTGGATGCAGCAAGCAATAGTGGAGTAGAACTGATCCGAGAGCTTATATCCACTACCCAGTTTGCACCAGTGGAAGGTAGATTCAAGATATTCATTATTGATGAATGTCATGCCCTAAGTAGCCAATCGTGGCAAGCACTCCTCAAAACTATTGAAAGCCCTCCCCGTCATGTAGTATTTATCTTCTGCACAACCGAGTTACACAAAGTTCCAGAAACCATTGTCTCCCGTTGCCAAAAGTTTGACTTTAAGAGAGTTCCTGTCTCGCTAGTTGCAAGCTACCTAGAACAAATATCTCACCAAGAAAGTATCAACATTGCGCTATCAGCAGTTACCACCGTAGCTAAAGCAAACAAGGGACATCTGCGTGACTCACTCAAACTACTAGATCAGCTAACCTTACTAGGTGAAGAGGAAATTACCTCTAATTGGGTTTGGGAACTATCAGGCACTATTCCCGAATACGATCTACTCACCGCCTGTGAAAATATCATCAAAGGAGAAATTACGGGCAATTTAGGCATCCTTCAAGATTGGATTGAATCTGGTAAACAGCCAACTGCCATTCATACAAGTCTTGTCAGTTTCCTCAAAGACTTACTTGTGTGCAAAACTAATCCTAATGGCAGACATCTTACACAGCTAGAAGAGGACACCTGGGAGGAATTAGTAGGTATCTCGCAGTTGTGGAATATCGACCAGATCCAAAATGCGATCGCAATCTTAATGGCACGCCAAAATCTCATGCGGGATGAAGACGCGCACCTTTGGTTAGAAGCTACACTTATCGAGATAGTTCCAACCACAAAGGTTAATCCTCAATCCCAACCCTGGAAAGATTGGAAAACTGCCCAAGATGCGATTAACTGGGGCAAGGAACAGTTACCCCACTTAACACAAGCGCAGTTACAAGAACACTGGCAAAAGCTGACACCTATTAATGGTAAAAAGGCACCTGCTTGGGTAGAAGCTGTCCAAAAGCTGCAACAAAAACAATTACAGCAAGCTTAACTGTAAACAGGGTTATACATAGTTATAACCCTATCGCCAATAGTACATTCGTGAGAGTTGAAATAAAGTATCTTTTGTCAATCAGTTAAAATACTTACAATAACCTTAATAAAAACAATAATTTTGACAGACCCCTTGCTGATTCTAAAATAAAATTGGACTTCATCGCTGAGACTCCCTAGCTTATGCAAGACTCTAGACAAGAAATAAATGCCAGAGCTTCTATGGATTTGGAACAGCGAAGGACTTGGTATTCCCCCGTTGCTGATGTTTATTACAACGCAAGACCGCACTATCCAAAGGAACTAATTGATCGGTCTATCGCTTTAGCCCAACTTGACTCAGATGCATCGATTCTTGAGGTTGGTTGTGGCCCAGGAAATGCGACAGTGGCTTTTGCTGGATTTGGTTTTTCCATGACGTGTCTTGAGCCAAACCAGGATTTTTGTCATTTGGCACAACACAACTGCGCTCAATATCCAAAAGTTACAATTTGCAATACATCATTTGAGGAGTGGGAACTAGAAGCAAAACAGTTCAATGCCGTTCTATCAGCCAATGCTTTTCACTGGATACCGCCAGAGATTAGATATACCAAGGCAGCAGAGGCAATGTGCGATAACGGTTTTCTTATCCTGCTATGGAATCTGACCCCAGAACCGAAATACGAAGTTTACAAAGCGATTAAGGAAGTATATCAAGCTTATGCGCCCTCACTTGTTCGATATGAAGGTGCAGAGATTCAAGCGGAGATTTTGAGGGGGTTTGGACAAGAGATTTTAGACTCCAATTGTTTCAAAGAGTTGGTTATCGAGCAAACTGCGTGTGAAGTTACCTATAGCATTGATGACTACTTCAAGCTTTTGAGTACCTTGAGAAGACTAGAGCCACAAGCAAAAGAGTTACTATTTGCCGGATTGCGGGAGAAGCTAGAAAAATTTGGAGATAGCGTACAACTCTCGTTCCTTTCTGCTGTTCATGTTGCCCGCAAAGACAGCTAAACTGTTGAGGTCGGATAACGCGGCAGAACAACCCCAACCGTGAGAAGCTAGGAGAATTGCACAAATGCCTGATACCAATTCACAATTCGCAATGACGCTCGCAGGCTCGCTCTAAGCGAAGCTATGCCGCAGGCTTTACGCTGCGCTACGCAATTAAAAAACTTAGATACAGCAAAGCTTTCAGGGCTTACATCTGTATCAAGATTTTCGTGAATTGGTATGAGAGGGTGCGAAAAAAGCAGACAGTGCTGAGTGCTGAGTTAGAAGTTAAGAGTTTGGTTTTGAATTGGAATGTCTTTCTTGCATATTTTGCGGGAGCGAAAAACGCGCCCGTGAGAGCAATATCCTCAAGCATCGTAATACATCCTTGACTCAAAAAAAACCTCATTTACCATTATAAAAATCTCTAATTCATGAGTTATAACCACAGAGATTTTGTGAAAAAATCTAGGGGTATAATCATTGTTGATGAAGACCAACTAAACATTTATTGGAAAGACCCCACTCCAATAAAACCTTGGCAGCCCAAAATACAACTCAAGCCGTATCAGGAACTTTCACAAATATTTGTTGATATCGAAACAGCAGGAATAAACCCATTTGAAAGCCGGATTTATGCTATTGGCTGTATGGATTCAAGGGGATATTCTACTATTTTCATGGATATCTCAGAAGCTAAAATACTGACCAAATTTATCAACCATCTCAGTAAAAGAAATCCAGATGTAATTTTCACATATAACGGGATGGCATTTGATATTCCATTTATTATTACTCGATGCAACTTGCACGGTATAAAACACCCATTTCAAGTTGCATCCAAATCTCGGACTATTCGTACCGCCCAAGTACGGGGCGAGCCACTAAAAATTCAGGAGGTATTCATCCGAAATAGCCAACACGTAGACATTTATATCTGCGTTCTGAGGTGGGATTTCATAGCCAAAAAGCTAACTAACGGCAGATCGCTCAAAAAGGCTGTATTGGACATGGGACTGCGCCAGAACACTAGGCTAGTTCTTCCCTATAAGGAAATCCTCGGTTGTTGGAAAGATGGCCCCAACAGTAAGGGATGGAAACGCCTGAAAGAGTATCTTATTTACGACCTCGAAGACACCCGGCTAATTGCGAATAGACTTGTACCCTCATACTATTATGAAGCACTAATTGTACCGGAAATGAATCTCCAGCAGCTAACACTTGCTGGTAATGGTACTAAATGGGAGCGAATATTTGAGCATCATTATCCAGGTTATAAACCAAAACCCGATCGCAAGTACAAATTCCAAGGAGGGATGGCTTACTCTATTCCTGGACTGTATAGAAGGGTTGGATATGCAGATATTAGCTCAATGCACCCTTGGGCAATGCTAGACAAAGGTATTTGCTCAATTAAAGATACAGAACGTATTGGACTAAGTATTCTGCAATATTTGGTGAATGAAAAATTTAGGTTGGAACAACTTGCATCTGCTGGAGATATTGCTGCTAAGGAAAAAAGAGAATCCATCAAGGTTTTAGCTAACTCCGAGTTTGGATTCTTCGGCACCTCTGAACTCGCCTTCAATGATATGGAGGCTGCTGCATTAGTTACAGCCTACAGTCGAAAAGTACTCAAGCTAATGATTGAAATTATCACTCGGCACGGCGGTACTCCTGTGGAAGTTGACACCGATGGAGTGTTTTTCACCCATCCCAACCCAGAAGAGGTACGTAGTTTACTTCAATCTCAATTGCCTAAAGGGATAACTGTCAAGCTAGAGTTTATCGCTGACGCTATGTTTATCCCCGAACGGGGAACCAAAAACTACCTTTTATGGCTTCCAGACGGGAAAATCATCACTAAAGGCAACTGGCGCAACCGCGATCGCTCTCAACTGGAGAAAGAGTTTTCTATTGAGTATTTAACCCTGCTAATTCAAAATGTATCAGCAGCAGAAGATTATTATGTACACATCAAATCCCAGATTTTATCAAGGGAATATCCAAAAGAAAAACTTGCAATCACACGCAAAATTAAAGAGGGCGAAAAAGAAATCCTCAAACTAGGGAAACCTAGAGATGTAGTCACTTACTATTACGGAATTAGTGGCATAACTAATATCAGCAGTAATGAGAATTACTCACGTCAATACTATCTTCACTTGATTGAAAAAAGGCGAGAAGAAATTATCAAAATAGCTGCTCCTGCAATACTAGAAAGTAACAAACGTCAGTTATCTCTTTTTTAAATGAACAAAGTTGAGATTTTAGGTAAATCTCAAAGGTAATAAATATGAAGGTTTTTCAAATTCATACATTCTGATTTGTCTGTAACTAATGAAAAATAAATCCTCTTCTCGCAAGCCCAGGCTTAATGAAAAGCAAAGGGCTTGGGTCAACTCATTCCTTTCGTCTCATCCTAATGCCAGAGTTAGAACTATCTACGAATTAGATGGCGATCGCGTAGTTCAAATTGAGTGGTGGGAAAACACAAATCCAGTAATATTAGACCCAAAAACTTACATCCAAGGAATTATCAGCTACAACATGTGGGTCAAATTAAGAAAGTCTGGCGACCCCAGGAAAACATCTGAGTTTTCTTATCGCATTACCCCACCAGAAAAACGAAGTGCATTATGGCACTTAACAGGTCAACTCTCTCTAGAACTCCCTCAATGTTACGAAGTTGCAGAACCAAACAACCCAGTTATTATTAAACCAAAAAGGAGAAATACCAAAACCAAAAAAGTTAAAAAATTTCTTCAATATACTCTTTCTTTATCAGAAATTAGTGTTCAACTTTATACTACAAATATAAAAGATGATGGTGTTACTCTATATGGACAAGAAATATTACTAGAAAACACAACGCAGCTAAATTTAGATACTGGTAAAGACACTAAACTTCCCGAAGCTATAGTCAAAATTCTCTCAGAGAAACAAGCCAGCTTAAAGGAATGGGAAACAGCTATTACACTATACGAGGTAGCTGGTTCTAGTGGAGTAATAGAGTATCTTCAACAGTTAGATTCTTGGCGCAAATACTTGGGTAATCAACCAGTAGATAACCATATTGATAAAGACTCAATTCAAAATTTTGTACAACCAGTACAAACTTAAGTAAGTGTTTACTGGTCACACATAATAAATACCAAGCAAGTAGAAAGAGTTAATACTAACTCTTCTTTTTTTAACCACTGCTTATGACTAACGCATGATGATTAGATGTTTATCTAATCTGTGATGCCAGTATACCTATACTACGGCGAAGATACCTATTCGCTCAACCAAAAAATAGACCATTTGGTGAATCAAAATGTTTATGCTGAATGGAAAGATTTCAACTACATCAAGCTATCTGGAAATGAGAAAAATATCGCTGCCAAGGTTTTTACTGAGATTATGACTTTGCCCTTTGGAGATGGTAACAAAATTGTTCATACAGATAGCGATCATTTAATTGGAAGTTTATCAAATGAGGATAATAACCAAGAACTTGAAAATCAACTTTCTCGAATACCTGCAAGTAACATTCTTTTAGTTACTGGTAATAAAAAGCCAGATTCACGCAGGACAGTAGTAAAAACTATTCTAAAATATGCTCAACAAGAAGAGTTTCCTCTCGTTCCTTGCTGGGATAAAAAGGGGATAGTTAATTTGATAGGGAAGTATGCAGCTATCCATCAAGTTAAACTTACACCGGATGTGACTGATTATCTAGTCGAAGCAATTGGTAATAACACTGCACGAGCCGATAGCGAATTTGCTAAACTTGCTGTCTATGCAAGTGAAAAAATTATTTCCCTTGAGGAGATAAAACAATTAGTTAGTAATTACAATACTGACTACCAAAAGCTTACTATGGCTATGTTAAGTAATCATTCAAACTTGGCAAGAGCGCAGGTGGATAAACTACTAGATAGTAATGAACATCCACTCAAAATAGTAGCAACTCTTACGTCAGTTTTTCGCACTTGGCTAATAACTAAAGCTGGTGTAGAAGCCAAATTATCTGACATGAAGATTGCAGAAATAGCCGAACTGAAAAACCCTAAAAGATTGTATTACCTCAAAGATGAAGTCAAGTCTGTAGGCATTCAAAAACTGAAAAACAGCCTTAACTTACTTTTACAACTCGAAACGGAACTCAAAAGCAGCACTAACAATTTAACTAGCCGAATTATTGAAATTTGCACGATATGAAAAACGACTTATTTACAGAAATCATCGGACAGCATACCGCCAAACTTCTACTAACTGAAGCAATCGAACGTAATCAAATTGCTCCCGCATATCTATTTAGCAGCGAAGTTGAGGGAGTGGGCAAAGGAAAAATCGCTTTGGCCTTTGCAAATGCAATACTCTCAAAAGGAAGTCGCTCCGCGAGCGCAGGAGAATCTAAACATCTAGACATCTTACAAATCAAACCAACCTATACCGAAAACACCTCCTCGCAGAAAGGTGTCCCTGCTATCCGAGTAGAACAGGTGCGCGAGGTAATTGAATTTCTCTCAACTAGTGCAGTCGAGGGCAAGCAAAAGGTAGTAATAATCTATGAAGCAGATATGCTCAACCCTACTGCCGCTAACAAACTTCTCAAGACGCTGGAAGAACCCAAAACTGGAACGTTTATTCTGATATCATCCTATCCTCAAAAGCTATTACCCACTATCAAGAGTAGGTGTCAAATCATACCTTTCCAAAGGTTAACTGATGAGGAGGTTATTTCTGTTCTTAAAGATCAACAAATTGAGGTAACAGAAAAAATACTAGCTGTCAGTTCCGGCAGCCCTGGTCAAGCGATCGCCAATATTAAAATGTTAGCTTCCATCTCACAAGAAATCACAAGTCAACTGGAAGTACCTCCTGACAATATCCTCAACGCACTCACTTTGAGTAACTCCATCTCAAGCTGGAATCACCAAACGCAGTTATGGTTGCTTACCTACTTGCAATACAACTGGCGGCAAAAATTAAAAAGCACTAAGCTACTAGCTAAATTCTCCCAAGCAAGAAAGCAATTACTGCATCACGTTACTCCTAAAAGCGTTTGGGATAACCTACTTCTGCCATAGCAAAACATACTCATTATCAAAAAGCACTGCCAGTTAGAAGTATTTCTAGCTGGCAGTATTTGTTTACACATAAAAGATATGAACCAGCAGCACAGTTTATTCGATGTCGAAGAAACCATCCGTAACAGTAAAAGCCAAAAAACCAGTGAAATATTAAACCCTAGCACTAGAAAGATACTTCAGCTACTAACCAGCCAAGGGATTAACAAAGCTGTTACAGCCAGCCTACTCGATCTAGCAGGAGCAAGCCGTGAAATTGTTCAATACATCGCTGGGCCAATTGTCACTCAGCAGAACGGCTGGCAACAGTCAATTCCCACTTGGGTTTGGCGCGCGATCGCAGTTGATAGATTAGACACAGCTTTACAAGAGATAGACAAGGGAGAAGTAGGTAAACTTGCCTCTAGTAGCGAAGTTGTTGCACTGATGATGCCAATTGCTTTTGAAGTGCCGCTATCATCCCAATGGACAGATGTTTATCTCTGGGCAAGTTATGATGCCCTTGTCAGACACAGACCTTTCAAGAATTTTAACTACGAAAACCTCTGGGAGAAGATTGGTATCACTCCGGTTTCGTATGACAAAATCCGCTCTGATTATGAAACCCTAGCTGCTGATATTCGTTCTCGTGTAGTCAAACACGCGGCGAAAGAGGGATGGGGTAAAAAGTCTTCAAATAACAACAAACACCCTGTTACAGCAACTTCAACTGAAAGTAATACTAAAATGGAGCAATTGTCACTGTTCTCATAACTAACCCTCTTTAATCACTTTGGTCAGAAAATAATCTAGGATGCCTACAGCATAAGGCTTTTATTAAAAAAGCTTGATGTAGGCCATTCTATTAGAAAATAAATGCTCAAATACTTGTTATATATACAGTTGAAGATTCGACATTGATTTTTCTTTTGTCAGGGTGACAGAATAGGGCTAATTGTTAGTACTTTTTTAACACTCTTCCCTTTTCATTAATTTTGCGTAACTACTGATAATTAGGAACTAACAAAGGAATATTTTTATTCCTTTGTCAAATCAAGTCTTATATTTTTAGTTGCATATTATATAAATTTGCATAAGTACCATTCACTGCAATTAACTCTTCATGCGTTCCTTGTTCATCAATTCCATTATCCGTTAACACAACAATTCTTTGTGCGTTTCTAACAGTTGACAGACGATGGGCTATAACTAGTGTTGTCCGGTTATCGGTTAACTTCTCCAATGAATCTTGAATAGCTTTTTCACTTTCATTATCTAGATTGCTCGTCGCTTCATCAAAAATGAGAATCGGTGGATTTTTTAAGAAAACCCGTGCAACACTCAACCTTTGCTTTTGACCACCTGATAATTTTACGCCACGCTGACCAATATCAGTATTGTAACCATCTGGTAACGTCATGATAAAATCGTGGGCATTCGCTTTTTTGGCTGCTTCAATGATTTGTTCCTGGCTTGCCTCAAGTTTACCGTAGCGAATATTTTCTAAAACTGTCCCAGCAAACAAGTATACATCTTGCTGTACAATACCTATATTTCTTCGTAATGAGCGTAAGCTGATATCTTTAACATTTTTACCATCAAGTAATATTTCTCCATTGTTTACTTCATAAAAGCGGGGAATTAAGGAACATAGGGTTGTTTTACCAACACCTGAAGCTCCAACTAAGGCAACATATTCGCCAGCTTTTAAACTGAAAGAAATGTTTTTTAGTACATGATCGTAATCTTCTTTGTACCGGAAGCTCACATCTTTAAATTCCACATTTCCATGAACATGAGTAAGTTCAATCGCATCTGCTGAGTCTTGTATATCTGGTTCTACCTGCATAATGTGCATAAATCGATCAAAGCCAGTGATACCTTCCTGATACAGTCTGGCAAAGTTAACAAATTTCTGAATTGGCTCAATGAGGATACCAATGTACAATAAATAGGTTACTAAATCGGCTAAACTCAAAGAAGTATTTACAATAGCAACACCGCCAAAGACAATCACTATGATAGTCATGATTTGCGTAAAGACATTCATCCCCTGATAAAAGTAGGCTTCACTCTTATAACCGTCTCGTCTGCTCTCAACAAAACGGGTATTTGCATAGGCAAACTTCTTCTTTTCTCTTGTATCGTTGGTAAACGACTGTACTACTCTGATGCCTGTTAGCGTATCTTCAACTTGTGCGTTAATATCGCCTATTCTCTCTTTGCTTGCTCTAAGCGCAGCATTCATTTTTTGATTGAAATATACGGCATAAACGGTCATGAAGGGAAAGAAGAAAAAGACGATTAAAGTCAGCTTAACGTTGATAGTAATCAAAATAATAAAAGTACCGACAAATTTCACTAAAGAGATGGCAATATCTTCAGGCCCATGATGGAACAGCTCACTAATTGATATTAAATCATTGGTGATACGGCTCATCAACTGACCTGTTTTTTGTTGATCGTAAAAACGAAACGACAGCTTTAGATAATGCTCGAATAAGTCACGACGCATATCACTTTCCATCAGGGTTCCCATCATGTGTCCTTGATAGTCAACAAATGTGTTGCAATAAGCATGAATGCAAATCAAAGTGAGCATGACCGCGCCGACTATATATATTTGGCTTAGTGCGTTGGGTACATTTCCTTCCAAGACATTTTGAGTAATGTATCTTGCACATAAGGGAAGTAACAGTGTAATTACTGAAACAATAAATGCACATACGAGGTCTGCAACCAGCAATCCTAGATATGGCTTGTAATAGGACAAGAATTTCTTGCTTCGAGAACCCATAAAGTTTCTCCTCAAACAGCTAAGGCTGCATTGCAATGGTGGACAAATAATGAAATCAGGCCAATGTGATACTCAAAGGTCATAAAAAAATGAGCGGCGTGGGGTATCCCTTCTCTAGCCGCTCAAAACAAAGCGACCACAGGCAAAATATCCCCGTAGCCACGATCATGATCTCTTATAAATCAAACGGCCACGAGTGTGGTGTACACCCGTGGCCGTAAATGTTCCCTTCGTAGTGCGTGAACGAGTAGCGGTGGAATAAACGCGCCGACGCACCTTTATGGCACGCCATGAGAGCGTAATGCTGCAACACCTATTCCGTGATTACTGGAGGCGATACACCAATATGTCAGTAGGCAGCAAACTTGTTCTCCACAAGCCATTGTTACATCTATGGCGACGTGAAGGCGACAACAGAGCTATGAAACCGACACAATTGACAGATGCTCGCTAAACACCTCAAATAGATCAGGGGTCGTTCACACGACTGAAGGCACTCTTTTGGTTAAAAGGCGCACTCCACAAGCGAGCTGGTGATGCCACATGAAGCAGCATTGGTCAGCTCATGAATTTTGTGGGCGAAAGCTGTCATTTTTGCGCCTCCTCAAAAATTTCAATATGTAGTATAGAGTAGCACGCAGGTTGCCAGAGATCAAGTTGGTTGTTAGATGAATTCCAACTATTTAAGCCCATAACTAACAACTTAGGTTAAATAAGCATTTTTTAATAAGTAAAAATTTATACTTTTAACTCATCGTTCGCGTAATCGATTCTGAAAATAAAGAATTCATCAAAATGGTTAAAAGGCTTACAAAAAAAGGATTAATCGCATCAAACTTTTATCCATATACCCTTTAGAGGCGTGGTTAGTTCACAGTGCGATGACGGTGCGATCGCACCGATACATTCAGATTCCTACTGAAATCTTTGAGGGAAATCGGGTAAGTGTAAGCTTTCTATTCTGATTACCAAAACCAAAGCTATATATAGTAGGAATTTCATGGTTTTTTGGGAATTAATTATTTCCGATTTGGATTACGCGAATGGTGAGTTTTAAACTAACAATAAAATATTAATTATTGTTTCCCACTCAACTGACCTGTTTGATAAAACTCAAGCAGGTTAGGGAAAGCTTTTTGTAGCAACCAGTTACGCCCAATTTCTGATTCGGGAATATTTGAAGCAGCCATGTAATAACCACTTCTGTAAGCAGCTACACCTAAACAAGCTTGTAGGCTGGATATAGCCCGTGAAGAAACTGGAATAGCCATCAAATCTTGTATATGACTAGGATGATAATTTTGTCCTACCAGTAAAAAATGAACTAAAGTATGAACCAACCGGGATAAGACAACTGTTCGGTCTTGCCAACGTTCTAAACGGGTCTTGATACGGAAGTAATCAGGTAAATCAGCTGCTTGAGATTCATCAAGGAACAAATCGCTTTGGCTTTCGATAAAATTAGAATCCAGACCTATAAACTGTTTAAGAAAAACAAGCGTTTTGCCCCAACGTTCGTGTTCCTTAGTTTCAGGAGAGAACGCACCTTCTGAATACTGTAAGCCATACTTTTCTTGAAGCTGTGCAACTGCCTCTTGATTGATATCATCTTGCCAGTCAGATTCAACAAAAAACTCTTTTAAAATATCTTTCAAATAAATGGATGAAAATTCACTAATATCCGGTGCTTCATCGTCAAAATCATGTTCATAAGTATCAATAAGGAATTTCTCTAATTTGATTTCTAGCTCTTGCTTTCTATTAACTGGCAGTAATGATTTAGCGTCTTCTAATGATAAAGGAAAATCTAAATAAGGATGACCTTTGGCTAAGTAAGAATTACTCAAATCTGCCAAACTTTCAAGCGCAATAGTCCGGGCAAAAAACTCATCTTGTGAATGTACGCATATCCCGTCTAATTCTTTATCCACCAACATCATAGTAATTGCCAGTAGAGCAAACCATGAGGCATCGTGCAAACAAGTCGGTAAATCAGCAATTAAATCTACTAACTTTAGTTCTAGAATTTCTTCCCAAACGCCTATCCTAGCGGTATTATAAACATCACAAAAATGCTCAACCTCTTCTCCAACAGATGTTTCTCCTAACCAAATAAGATTTTCTACTTGCAAAGGAGAGGAGTAGTCAGGAGTTAGCTGGTTTTGGCTGTCTTCATCGAACTGTATCCACATCAAAGCCAAGAGCATCAGCTTACAAATACTTACTCGCTTTAGGAGAAGATATTCAAGCATAAGTCATTACTTATAATTTTTAGATACATACCACGACATTTGCGATCCCACCATAGCACAGGATAATTGGCCGTTCCTTAGTAAAAACCACAATGCTATGAGAAACAGGAATCAAAAATAACTCATAAGTATGAAGCAAAAAGTGTGCTTTAAATAAAACAATTCGTCAAAATAATAAATCCTAAAAGAACTAATGCTAACGCAGCAATAAAAGAAATATATAAATTCTCGCGTTATGAACTATATCAACAAAGTCATGCTCGTTGGCAGATGTGGACAAGAACCTGACCTGAAATTTTTCGAGTCGGGCGCAGTTAAGGCTTCAATCTCTATTGCAGTAAGACCACCCTACAGAAGTGAACAAGCCCTTTGGTTTGATTTAGTCGCATGGGGAAATCAAGCAGAAGTGATTGGAAATTACGTTCGTAAAGGAACTCAGATTGCAATTACTGGTGAGTTTGGATTCGACCGTTGGGCAGATAAAAATTCTGGCACTATGCGACAAAAGCCTGTAATCACAATCAACACCATCGAATTACTAGGTTCACCCCGTAAGGAAGAATCTACATCTACTTCTGCACCAAACGAAACACAGGCTGTAGCTAACGCAAATTTCTAGAAAATTACAAATCGCCTATGCAGTATAAATCATAGGCGATTAACCATCTAATCAA from Tolypothrix sp. PCC 7712 includes these protein-coding regions:
- the dnaX gene encoding DNA polymerase III subunit gamma/tau, which translates into the protein MYQPLHLKYRPQTLSEVIGQEHIVRTLINAIALQKIAPAYLFSGPKGTGKTSTARIIAKSLNCQSSNEPTTKPCGECNSCKGITASSSVDVTELDAASNSGVELIRELISTTQFAPVEGRFKIFIIDECHALSSQSWQALLKTIESPPRHVVFIFCTTELHKVPETIVSRCQKFDFKRVPVSLVASYLEQISHQESINIALSAVTTVAKANKGHLRDSLKLLDQLTLLGEEEITSNWVWELSGTIPEYDLLTACENIIKGEITGNLGILQDWIESGKQPTAIHTSLVSFLKDLLVCKTNPNGRHLTQLEEDTWEELVGISQLWNIDQIQNAIAILMARQNLMRDEDAHLWLEATLIEIVPTTKVNPQSQPWKDWKTAQDAINWGKEQLPHLTQAQLQEHWQKLTPINGKKAPAWVEAVQKLQQKQLQQA
- a CDS encoding class I SAM-dependent methyltransferase, with product MQDSRQEINARASMDLEQRRTWYSPVADVYYNARPHYPKELIDRSIALAQLDSDASILEVGCGPGNATVAFAGFGFSMTCLEPNQDFCHLAQHNCAQYPKVTICNTSFEEWELEAKQFNAVLSANAFHWIPPEIRYTKAAEAMCDNGFLILLWNLTPEPKYEVYKAIKEVYQAYAPSLVRYEGAEIQAEILRGFGQEILDSNCFKELVIEQTACEVTYSIDDYFKLLSTLRRLEPQAKELLFAGLREKLEKFGDSVQLSFLSAVHVARKDS
- a CDS encoding 3'-5' exonuclease, with amino-acid sequence MSYNHRDFVKKSRGIIIVDEDQLNIYWKDPTPIKPWQPKIQLKPYQELSQIFVDIETAGINPFESRIYAIGCMDSRGYSTIFMDISEAKILTKFINHLSKRNPDVIFTYNGMAFDIPFIITRCNLHGIKHPFQVASKSRTIRTAQVRGEPLKIQEVFIRNSQHVDIYICVLRWDFIAKKLTNGRSLKKAVLDMGLRQNTRLVLPYKEILGCWKDGPNSKGWKRLKEYLIYDLEDTRLIANRLVPSYYYEALIVPEMNLQQLTLAGNGTKWERIFEHHYPGYKPKPDRKYKFQGGMAYSIPGLYRRVGYADISSMHPWAMLDKGICSIKDTERIGLSILQYLVNEKFRLEQLASAGDIAAKEKRESIKVLANSEFGFFGTSELAFNDMEAAALVTAYSRKVLKLMIEIITRHGGTPVEVDTDGVFFTHPNPEEVRSLLQSQLPKGITVKLEFIADAMFIPERGTKNYLLWLPDGKIITKGNWRNRDRSQLEKEFSIEYLTLLIQNVSAAEDYYVHIKSQILSREYPKEKLAITRKIKEGEKEILKLGKPRDVVTYYYGISGITNISSNENYSRQYYLHLIEKRREEIIKIAAPAILESNKRQLSLF
- the holA gene encoding DNA polymerase III subunit delta; this translates as MPVYLYYGEDTYSLNQKIDHLVNQNVYAEWKDFNYIKLSGNEKNIAAKVFTEIMTLPFGDGNKIVHTDSDHLIGSLSNEDNNQELENQLSRIPASNILLVTGNKKPDSRRTVVKTILKYAQQEEFPLVPCWDKKGIVNLIGKYAAIHQVKLTPDVTDYLVEAIGNNTARADSEFAKLAVYASEKIISLEEIKQLVSNYNTDYQKLTMAMLSNHSNLARAQVDKLLDSNEHPLKIVATLTSVFRTWLITKAGVEAKLSDMKIAEIAELKNPKRLYYLKDEVKSVGIQKLKNSLNLLLQLETELKSSTNNLTSRIIEICTI
- a CDS encoding AAA family ATPase, whose translation is MKNDLFTEIIGQHTAKLLLTEAIERNQIAPAYLFSSEVEGVGKGKIALAFANAILSKGSRSASAGESKHLDILQIKPTYTENTSSQKGVPAIRVEQVREVIEFLSTSAVEGKQKVVIIYEADMLNPTAANKLLKTLEEPKTGTFILISSYPQKLLPTIKSRCQIIPFQRLTDEEVISVLKDQQIEVTEKILAVSSGSPGQAIANIKMLASISQEITSQLEVPPDNILNALTLSNSISSWNHQTQLWLLTYLQYNWRQKLKSTKLLAKFSQARKQLLHHVTPKSVWDNLLLP